The sequence below is a genomic window from Rudanella lutea DSM 19387.
CAGGGTGGGCACCAGGTGTTTAAGGGAATATTTTTCCGTGGGGCCGTCTTTGGGCCGCCCGAGGTGCGACATCAGAATAGCCGAACCACCGTCGTTCAGGATTTTGGTGATCGTTGGAATGGTGGCCTTGATGCGGGTATCATCGGTGATGTTGTACTGTGCGTCGAGGGGCACGTTGAAGTCTACCCGAACGAGCGCCTTCTTGCCGGCGAAATTGTACGAATCAACTGTTTTCATGGACGAATAAAGAGCGAAAGAGTGAACGTGTGCGGTTGGGCCGCCGAGCCTGTGGGGCTTCTCCCGAGACACACGAAAGGAATATTTTCGGATGTAAAATTGGTGGAAAAAACCATGTGACAAGCCCTGTATTAGAAAAGGTTAACATTGTCGCGGAATAATAAAAAATCTGTTTGCTAACTTGCCTTTTTCTTCCCCTCTACCTGAATGCTCTCTCTTCCGAAACGGGTCGCTCTGCTGACCCTGCTGTTGCTGACCGGCTTGGCGCTGGGTCTGATTCAGCTCATGCAGCCTCCCAAACCTCTGCCAGCCACTGCACCCACGACCGAATTTTCGGCCGAACGTGCTTTTGTACACGTTAAGGCCATGTCGGTGGCCCCGCACGCGATGGGCACGGCCGCGCACGCGTCGGTGCGTGCGTACCTGCTGGATCAGATGCGGGCGCTGGGCCTCAACCCGCAGGTGCAGGAAACGCCCGTAGCGGGTCGGCGCGGGGGTAGCGTGGGGTACGTGTACAACCTGCTGGGGCGGTTGCGGGGGCAGCAACCGGGCAAAGTGGCCCTGCTGATGGCGCATTACGATTCGCAACCCAACGCCATTGGAGCTGCCGACGACGCATCGAGCGTGGCCGCGATCCTGGAAACCGTACGGGCCCTGCGCGCGGGGCCGCCCCTGCCGCACGACGTGATTGTGCTTATTACCGACGGGGAAGAGTACGGCCTCTATGGCCCGCAGGCATTTTTGCGGCACCCGTGGGCGGGTGAAGTGGGGTTTGTGATGAACCTCGAAGCGCGGGGCACCCGTGGCCCGAGCATGACGTTTGAGATCAGCCCGCAAAACGGCTGGGCCGTAGAAGCGTTTGCCAAAGCGGCCCCGTACCCACTGGCGTCGTCGCTGATGTACGAAATTTACCGGAGCCTGCCCAACAATACCGATTTCACCATTTTTCGAAACGCGGGCTACACGGGCATCAACTCGGCTTACATCGACGGCTTTGTGCATTACCACAAACTGACCGACTCGCCCGAAAACCTGGACCTCGGTAGTATGCAACACCACGGTAGCAATCTGCTGGCTATGACGCGCTACGTGGCGAGCCAATCGCTCGAGCAGACCAAAGCCCCCGACAAAATTTTCTTCAATACGCTCGGGTATCATTTTGTGCAGTACCCCATGGCCTATAATTGGGGGCTGGTGGCCTTGCTCACGGCCGTACTGGCCTTTACGCTGGCGACGGCCCTCCGCAAAAAGGTGCTTACCGTGGGGCAAACTCTGGCCGGTGCGGGCCTGTTTTTGCTGATGCTGATATTGATTTTGGCGTTGTTCTGGCCCATTACGGTGGGCGTACGGGCTTATCTGCCACCGGCTTACCACCTGACTCTCTGGGAAGGCCCCTTGTTTTCGCTCTCGGCGTACATCAACGGTATCTACGGTTCCGACCGGTTTCTGGTCGCTTACACCCTGCTTACGGTAGGGGTATTTGGCTTGCTGACCCGGCTGGTACTGCGCTGGATTCGGCCGTTTGCGTTTGTGATGGGCGTGTATTTTTTTCTGTACGGACTTATTCTGTGGCAAGCGGTTGCGTTGCCCTCGGTTACCTTTCAGCTTTTGTTTCCCTTGCTGTTCAGTGCGTTGGGTACGCTACTCGTGCTTCGGTCGGAGGGGTATCAGCGTCGGTTTTCGCCCAAACAGGCATTGCTGGGTGTACTGACCATGCTGCCCACGCTGCTGCTGATTCCGTTGGTGCGGCTGCTGTTTGTCACGTTCGACCTGCAGCTCCCCATCGTGATAGCCGTGTTGGGGCTGGTAATTACCCTCGGTTTGCTGTTGCCGCTTGGGCTGCGAATTGAGCAGGAGTTGCGCTGGCGCAATGGCCCCACCGTGCCGCTGCTGGCGTTGGTGGCCGGGCTGGCTCTGACGGTCTGGGCGGTGCGGGCCGAGGCCCCGAGTGCTACCCAGCCGCTGCATTCACACGTGAGCTACTACCTCGATGCCGACGCAGGCCGGGCGTACTGGGCCACCGAATCGCTCGAAATGGACCCCTGGAAAAAGCAATTTTTTGCCACCGACAGCGTGGGGCTGTTCAAGGCGTTTTACCCGGCTACCGGGCGTCGTCGGCGCTGGAGCGAAGGCCGCGCCTTAGCCATACCGGCGCCTACGGCCGAGTTATTGCGGGATAGCAGCACGGCTACTGGCCGAACGGTACAACTCCGGCTGCGTTCGGTGCGGGGAGCGGCCGGGTTCGAGATTGGGCTACTGACGCCCGACACGACCACCATCCGGTCGGTTCGGATAAACAACGAGCCGGTGAAACCCACAGTGGCATCGGCGGGGCAGCAAACCCTGTCGACGGTGGTGTGCCACGGCCTGCCCGTCAACAAAGAAATGACGCTCACTGTGCAGCTGCGACCGGGAGCGTCATTCCAATTGTTGTTATACGATGAATCGAACGAGTTACCCGCCGATCTGATTCGGGTGCCTCGTCCGGCTGAGGTTGTTTTCGAGCAGGGGCGGGGCAGTAATCAGACGGTGGTGCGGAAACGATTCCAATTTTAAACCTGATCGGGTGCCGGATTGGGCGACGTCGGGGACGGGTTGGGTGTTTCGGTGGTTGGGAGTTCAGGTTTCTTGCCGAGGATGTCGTTGATGGCCTGTTCGGCGTTGGGGAAATTGTTTTTGAGCATATCGGCCAACTGATTGCGCAGATTGTCGAAATACTCAGGGGCATTATCCACAGCGGCCTCGGCTTCCGACTTAAACTGGTTGCCTTTTTCCTTCAGGTCGGCCATGAGTTTTTCGCCTTCTT
It includes:
- a CDS encoding M28 family peptidase produces the protein MLSLPKRVALLTLLLLTGLALGLIQLMQPPKPLPATAPTTEFSAERAFVHVKAMSVAPHAMGTAAHASVRAYLLDQMRALGLNPQVQETPVAGRRGGSVGYVYNLLGRLRGQQPGKVALLMAHYDSQPNAIGAADDASSVAAILETVRALRAGPPLPHDVIVLITDGEEYGLYGPQAFLRHPWAGEVGFVMNLEARGTRGPSMTFEISPQNGWAVEAFAKAAPYPLASSLMYEIYRSLPNNTDFTIFRNAGYTGINSAYIDGFVHYHKLTDSPENLDLGSMQHHGSNLLAMTRYVASQSLEQTKAPDKIFFNTLGYHFVQYPMAYNWGLVALLTAVLAFTLATALRKKVLTVGQTLAGAGLFLLMLILILALFWPITVGVRAYLPPAYHLTLWEGPLFSLSAYINGIYGSDRFLVAYTLLTVGVFGLLTRLVLRWIRPFAFVMGVYFFLYGLILWQAVALPSVTFQLLFPLLFSALGTLLVLRSEGYQRRFSPKQALLGVLTMLPTLLLIPLVRLLFVTFDLQLPIVIAVLGLVITLGLLLPLGLRIEQELRWRNGPTVPLLALVAGLALTVWAVRAEAPSATQPLHSHVSYYLDADAGRAYWATESLEMDPWKKQFFATDSVGLFKAFYPATGRRRRWSEGRALAIPAPTAELLRDSSTATGRTVQLRLRSVRGAAGFEIGLLTPDTTTIRSVRINNEPVKPTVASAGQQTLSTVVCHGLPVNKEMTLTVQLRPGASFQLLLYDESNELPADLIRVPRPAEVVFEQGRGSNQTVVRKRFQF
- a CDS encoding YtxH domain-containing protein encodes the protein MAVNAKHLATFILGAAAGAALTKYLQTEEGEKLMADLKEKGNQFKSEAEAAVDNAPEYFDNLRNQLADMLKNNFPNAEQAINDILGKKPELPTTETPNPSPTSPNPAPDQV